The stretch of DNA CTTAAAATTTGTTTCAATAGGTtaacaaaaaattgtttcacTAGCCTAATACAACtacaaaaaaataacttaaaaataaatttctttgataaaaaatataaaatattgatcaCGTTTATAACATGTCAACATCGACCATATAGGCATACAATAACCCCgcattagaaataaaataatttattgtttaattaaaaaaaaaaattcttggaTTATTGTTTCATTTGCATCATGCATGGTTCCCAATAAACTTCAAAATCCACGTTACAAAATGGACAACACAAGAAAGTTACATATACATCCATCCATACATCATTTTCACAACAATTTGCAATTAAAttccaaaacaaatatttatatttaacacATCAGATCCTTGTGAGCCCCGTGTGTGTTCAGAGtcacttttatttattctactatatatttaaatttaaatatatatatattatacattcatactatatttaataatattaatttagtatcttttcattttttcgCTTTGGTGAAGATTGCGTGCCATTATTAGCCACTGCTGTTCCAGCTGAATTTGTTGCATTATTCCCATGCTGGTTTTTATGTGATTTTCCTGCTTTCTTTGCCTCTGGTTTTGCCCCTTGTTGTTGCCTCACTTTCACTCCTCTTATCATCTGTGTATCACAAATTATATTCCCACCAATTCAttctcaacttttttttataacaaaagatattgcataataataataataataataatttctttataaattattatagaactttattttgatcatttatgaAATTATTGCAGTCATCACATGAAATTGACTCGTACAATTTGGATAGCTGGATTGAGTGCAGACAACTCATGTTCTCATTAAAGTGGATAAGAAATTCAAACATGGAGTTTGAACAAAATAATCTCAATCCAATTGTCCAAACTGTTACTAAgtaattatttaaaagtaaaaataaaataaaataaaaaagtaagaaGGATCTTACAAATTTGCCACACTTCACATCAGAATAAATCACTATGAAATCTCCCTCTTGGAGTCCATTAGCTTTCACAAAATCGCctgcaaaattaaattaataaacaaataaaataaaattgtgaaaaacaaaacaaaaagagaCCAATGAATAAGCAAGAATAACTCACCAGTGTTCTCAAGCAAATACATCCTGCTTTTATTGTTTGGCCAATATCTGATGCTCCAAGAAAGAAATAATCCAAAAATGCAAATTTTAGTCTCAATGTatcataaacataaaaattaaaataaaatgtaacataaacaaaaatacaatgGACAAATTTGTTCATGAAATTTCGCTTACCTATAGCGCATATTCCAAACTCTAGAAGTTCCAATGTCTTCCATTGTAATTGAAATTCCATCTCTTGCCTCAAGTTCTGGCAAATGTGTTTCTGCTTCTTTCTGTTCAAGTTTTtgcaatcaaaattattaattgtgaatcaataaaaaaaactaactcatctaaatataattaataagagaaattaaaaataaataattacttttGGTAAAACAATTCTCCCCAAACTTCCAACATCACTTTGCTTCAACACCTTTTGTAGAAGGAACCTCAAATTCTTCTCAGGCTTCCAACCCTATCAATCAACACAAAATAAGCCACtcattattaatcataaaacAAGAGCTAAAatcatcttaatttttttacttaacataagattatataaacaaattcaaacataaaaacaaaacataaaccaaatatcaacttttaattttgattcattGTTAGTGTAAAGTCTTACAAATCATTTTATGTGACTTTTAAAACTATTGTTATTTAAACctaatgtttttaattatatcacagtgagtaatatttttaataatttaacgatTATAATTCATtgatcaataaataatttatcaaattagATCCTCTACACCTAGTTTCGGGTGCAACTAGCATTATATCGTTAGAGCAAGAAATATTTTTCTTGATCTAATACTAGCTAGTTGCACCATAAAATAGTCTATAAAGGATTCAGATTCTTAATTTACATGCAAACTAAATCTATAACATATGATATTTGCATGCACATACAATTGTAATGATCAAACATCATagatcatataataaataattttacactaatttgataaaaattaaggTCCACCAACCTGTCTCCTATCAGACGATGCATTTCGACCCTGATGACAATTCTGCGCCTGCATGGTGGACCGCTCGACCGGAACCTGGGGCGGCGGTGGCTCGGCCGGAACAACAGGTGCCAAGGAAGCTCCCCCACCAGCAGCCATAGTTTGCCAATACATCCAGTTAGGTGGATTTCCATGTGAACCAGCAGCAGCTACAAGATTGGTGCAATTATCACCCCCTAATCTTCCAAGTGGATCAGAACCTTGATGATTATTGAGAAGatgttgattattattattattatgattccTATGATGAGACATAAACCTTCTTTGTCTTGCCATTCTTTTCTTCCTAGCTTCTTTTGTAGCAGAAGGACCTAACCTCATTAACCTATCACCAGGTCCATGAAAAAACTGATAAGGATATTGGTTTCCATATCCTCCAAAACTCACACCATGTTGCAgcatattattgttgttgttgttactaTTATTCTCCCCAAATGATTGATTGTAGTGTGATGCTGCTGCAATAGTGAATTGAGAACCACCCCATGAATTATTTGATTCCAACATGTGTTGAAATTCATTAGTAACATGTTGTTGGTTATAAGGGTTATTTGAAACAGAACCATTTGTGTAAGGGTCACTACCAACATATCCAACCATTGGTTGTGATGAAAATTGTGGTGGATTTACAATGAGAGGTGTTTGATCTATAAGCCATTGTGTTTGGTTAAAACAAGTGtttgttgattcaggtgcaaaTGTGTTTTGGTTTTGACATGGATcttgaaattgttgttgttgaggaaCAAGAACATTTGAAAGCATTGTTGTGTTGTTCTGTTTGTGTCTTTTGTTTTGAAGATGACTAGTTTGAACCCATTCAAGAATAAGTTTCAACAATTGTTTCATCCCTTCTTTTCCACCACCTAATCTCCTTGCAGCACTTTCAATTGTTGATTTCTTAAGCTTCACATTCCTCAAATCATTAGCTGATACACTATCTTTATTAGATTTAAGCCACTCCAAAAAAACCATACTCATCTCATCATTTACACCATCAAATCCACTTTCTTCTTCACCTTGTATCTCATCTTCATTATTTACAACATCACAAACAAAAACATTATTATCTTCTTCAATCCCTTGTTGTTTAGTTTCACTCTCATTCACTACCATTGCATGTTCATGATGATATTCTCCTTGATGTTGTGGTTGCACTTGTAGTTGTTGTTGTTCTTGTGTGAAATCAACTAAagggttatcttcattttgaaaaatagaagGGTCAAAAAATTCATTTGCTTCTAAAAGCTCCATGTAACCAAAAGTTTCCATAATAACATCATCCATGCAATCATTGGTAGAAAGACCAATATTATTATTctcatgttgttgttgttgttgttgttgagaaaTCTCCATAGAAGCTGTTGATGACAAAGTATTTGCATGACCATGATGATGATCTAATAATGAAACATCATTTTGATGCATGTTATTATCATAACCATGGTTCTTCATTTTGTTTCCATCTTCTGATTTCAAAATAGCCCAAGAAgcagcagaggaagaagaagcagaggaagaagaagaggttgttgttgttgttgttgaacaTGCAATGGTTTTCAATGGtgtagaagatgaagatgaagaagatgatgatgacATGCATGGAAAATCAGGTAAAGGAGGGAAATCAGCATAAAACATAGATGCATCATCATTCATACCTAAAAGATGATCAACTTGATCATTAGTAGTATTATTAAGCCACATCTCTCTCTCAGAAACTTGCActaaattttcttcttcttctgcaGTTCCAATTCCAAAACCAACTTGTTCTGTATCATTCACCAACTTTGCATGCAGATCTTGAAATTCAACTCCACAGTCCATATCAAAGATCTAATCTTTTTACAAAAACTTCCttcaagtttcaaactttcCAAAATCCTCCTCTTGAAAATTATTCTCTGCTTGTTTATGGTGTATGGTTTTTTGGTATATGGTACTGTTTGAAAGAGGAGAGagaaaatagataaagaaaaaatggataattttttttttttctttcttcttttggGTGTGTACTTATCAGTACATAATGGAAAAGATCTGATGTATTGTGTAGTTGTAACCAATTAAGGAAGCAAAAGATGATAAGATTCTTTCAAATCCTATGAAGAGATTATGCAACAGAAAACATCTGATaccactaaaaaaaaaaacacaatccaAGATAGAGAATCAACAACTTGCATATATCATATGATatagaatataataaaatatatatttaattaattaaattaaacccTCTCTTTACCTTCAAAGAAAGCGACTTTCACAATTCCAAAAGTGGggttttttattgattttttattccCAATTGGGTCATTATCATCCCAATTAAACATAGAAATTTTGAAAGAAGTTGGGTGATGATGAAATTGAAAGAAAGGACTAAACTTgatctaaaacaaaaataaaataaaaataaaaacttgattttttGCACAAGAAGAAAAAGAGTGAAGATAAAAGATAGATACTTTAGTTTCTTCACCAACCAACCCAGAAAGCCAATGAAGAGAATATTTTGAGAGAGAAGACCCAAATGCTTGAATTAATTGATTGGAAAGTTTAGTGTAGTTAGGAAGCAAAAACAAAACCACCCATGTGTGAGTATTCCGGTTTGTTCTAGGAAgttacattatatttttaatttaaatattaaatgtttgGTAGATAAGTTCAAAATGGGTTTTAAGAAAGGATAAtgtaagagagagagagaaaagcaGTTTAGTATAAGatggaaaagaaagaaagaggtGGTGCCGCTAGTATTGAGAGCGGATTTAGTGGCGAAAAGACATTCGTTGGAATATGAATGGTTGGAGTAAACGGTGTCACAGTCTTTATGACAAAAGTAAGTCTTGTATGCTGCTGCTGCATAAAACAATACGCCAGCTACACTCACACACTctaactttctttttttatttttatttatttatttaggtggctttacatttttctttttatttctactgtttttttaaatcaaatgaaATTAAAGTAGTTTACcagaaaaaaatatgtaatggtatatatttatcatttataaaattgaaataataaaaattaatatatttaatttaaaatttaaattaaatataattacttttttatatttttttgtatatttaaaatCGGAGAAagcaatatattaattaaaatcactTTTGTTGTGtgttcttttgaatttttatttttataattttgtatttatatatgcatatattttttaaatatttgatatacatcacatatttattaattttatatataaaaaattataataattttattttttattatttttaagaaataaaaatgatctcAACTTGTAGTATATAAACATCCAAAATCCAAAATCATATTTGGATTTGTTGGGTAACtataaatgtaaaatagaaatgttaatttaaaagtggtataattaattttaatttattttatgctttttaaattataataaaaaattataatttttcttaagttattatatttgtttcaaaatataaaaatcacatgATATAAGAAAGTAAATagtaatattaaaattgttaaaaattgaCATCATTTTTACATGTTTACTTTTGAAGAGAAGGTtagttaatatttatattattgtatttttttgttgattgcaaaataaatttaaagagaatcatataaaaaagaaaaaaaaatcttaaaaatgtcttatatttaaaaacagaaataatatttttttaaacaaaattaaaaactttagAGTGACTATAACATCTTATATCACCAAGTTTCACCACTAAATGTGTCGATAACTATTGAATTGATCTATGAtccaaatttcaaattaaatattctaGCCTTAAAATATCCAAACTTGTATCTAGCCAACAACCACCGATCCGTTGAATGCATGAAAATATTGACCAGAACAAATCCatatccaataatttcattcatACAATATTAGTCATCCTTTTATTTTCCAATGCTAcagtcaacttatttttttaattctacactttatttaaaattacttatatCACCCTCCAATTAATATGTTCTCCTTTGTATTTCCATtaataatgaatatataaatatttgataaatgtACTTTagtaaaagtattgttttatcctttattgatatattttttaagtaggGAAAATGTCAAATTAATCATTCGTTTTAGTCAAAGAGAGTATAatagaatatttatttaaaaatttgcttatttaaattttaccaTTTAAACAAAAACAGGATTTAGcgacaattaaaattaattttagcgGTAATTTAGCTTACATTAATTCTAACTTCTGACAGTTGAAGAAAAAAGGTGGAAGCTAGCACCGTTAAGACATTTAACGGCAGTTACATACAACCACCAAAACAACCACCAACATGGATGTCGCTAGCGATTTAAATCGTCGCTAACTCTGGGCATAACCGTTGCTAAATcatttgaaaaacaaaacatacaaattaaaagttattttactAATGATACTAGTATTGTTTAATACATTGAATAAAGTGAAAGTACGTagcaataaatatattatattatattctattatatatctataaaattaaatatcaatcaaaattattaaaatgttgatttttaCACTTTTTCAAACATTGATATTTTGGATTAATGatgacttttattttttgattatactctcttatattttttcttttcctttgtctcatcatttcaaatttgaaatttttataattttcccctcttttattttcttatttcagatttttaacattcaaattttaaatatattttacaaaagaaCTAGAAAAATGATAGTTAGTGAAAAGTGATATCAATTAGTTTAAATACAATATTCATTAATCAACTAGTTCAAAAATAAATGTGTATTTTATAATCAATGtctattgaaattttttagatgaaataattgtccaaaaaaattattatcactaaatataatttagtttacaaatcacacacaaacatatatttgtcactaatcatttaattaaaaggtAATCATTCATAGATCAATTAGTTAAGAGAATAAATATGcatttgattattaatgtacCTATTGAACTTTTTTagattaaattgaagaaaattataaaatactaattataatttatttgtacaaCCTATACACAAGACAAATATGTGTCTCTAATCgattatttcaaatataatattttactaatcaattagttatgagagaaatgtatatttgattattattgtgtctattgaaattttttagagGAAATTATCATGACttataatttacaatttaaatctTACATGAGACATATTTTTATcactaatcaattaattaaggGTGACCATTCATGAATCAATTAATTAAGAGAAATATATGAatttggattattattttacaaacCATAGGAAAAAGACGTATCACCAATCAATTAACTAAATATAGGCATTAATAGaccaattaattaattgtaagacgtgtatttaaatatttatgtgtctcttgaatatatatatatatatatatccatttgATTATTAGGATgtttcttaatattttatagataaaaataaagaaaattaaaatacactatttataatttataatctatACCACAAATCACACCCATAACAAATGTTTGTTACTAATCAATTAACTAAAATATGATTATTCATATATCAATTagttaatgaaaaatattatatatatatataNNNNNNNNNNNNNNNNNNNNNNNNNNNNNNNNNNNNNNNNNNNNNNNNNNNNNNNNNNNNNNNNNNNNNNNNNNNNNNNNNNNNNNNNNNNNNNNNNNNNNNNNNNNNNNNNNNNNNNNNNNNNNNNNNNNNNNNNNNNNNNNNNNNNNNNNNNNNNNNNNNNNNNNNNNNNNNNNNNNNNNNNNNNNNNNNNNNNNNNNNNNNNNNNNNNNNNNNNNNNNNNNNNNNNNNNNNNNNNNNNNNNNNNNNNNNNNNNNNNNNNNNNNNNNNNNNNNNNNNNNNNNNNNNNNNNNNNNNNNNNNNNNNNtatatatatatatatatatatatatatatataagtgagAATATTTTTACGTCAAAATCAGATAAATATCTGTTAATCTTTCGATTAAAATAAATGgttcaaattaaaaatctagTTTTAAATAACATATTGGACTCTCTAGTCTATCATTTCTTAAAAATCTGTTTAACTTTTCATCTTTCATCATTTGCAACTCATCCTCCAACCCACCATAAAGCTTCTAATTTATGAGATGAGTAGCAACtaattaatgtgataaaaaatgaaagatatatatatatatatatatataaaaggaaactttcgaaaaaaACAATAAGAAAAGAGAGTGATGAGGTAATGAATTTTCCAGAGTGGGTAGGGCAGTGGtttgaatttaatttctaaagagTAAAGACGTTCAACATAAACATTAGATCTGTGAAAGTTATAGACTGAGGAAGAAAAATGGCACTTTGTAAGCTTAATGAGTGAGTGAGGTAAATTGGGGCAGAGACCACGTACGACAATTTAAGACTGCCACTGTGATTGTTATCATCATTTTGTCTTTTTTCATGCATGTAACGAtactttagtttttaatttgaagatGTTTGTTAATGTAGATTCAGCCAGATATATGTTGCACATTAGATGTGTTATAaaagtgtttttaatttttttaatgaaaatttacaaaatattctAATATTAACTTATTATAGAAATCATACATGAAAATGTTAATCACTGATCGATTAGTTAATCGTGAAAAATAAGTATTGATTATTAGTGTgtcctttaaatatttttaaataaaaataaagaaagttgtaatacactaattatacacaagataaatatttattatagataaattagttaaaaatagtCATTCACAAGTCAATTATCTAAAAGAGAGTATATTATATAAAAGAGAATTatcgaaaaataaaattaaatatataatgatttaaatagaaacttttaataaatgagtaaattatagatattttttctctttgttAAAAATGTTTCTATAGTAAAACACATCTTTTATACATGtataatacactaattataatttatataataacgTATGCAACTATACCTAGGTTGTTggtaaatttatcaaatttaataaaaatattatgttcCCTTTGGCAGGCAGATGTGCGTAGATGAGATGAAGTTTGATGAGCAGTATCTTGATGGGGATTTTCATAAATAGATAAAGGCATTGAGGGAGAATGTAGTTAGAGCTCTCAAAATAAATCGGACCAAATGAGTCAGACTGTTTGTCCACCTATTAATATAGGTCGGACTTTAAAAAAACAGACTAAAAAATGAAAGAGTCTTTGATTCGGGCAGTTTAGCCCATATTAAAAATTGAGCTAGGTTGGATTGGTCAATCGGGCTACGAGATGACTCACTatgactaaaaaaatataatttttttacaaaaaaatattatgagcAAATTTGAGATGACTCAATTaataactctttttttttttactatttttggattgactttaaaaaaaatgatatttttgagTTAGTTTTGAAAAACAAGAATAATAGGTCGAcataattaagaaagaaaagataacttaatttattaaaaacaccAAG from Cicer arietinum cultivar CDC Frontier isolate Library 1 chromosome 3, Cicar.CDCFrontier_v2.0, whole genome shotgun sequence encodes:
- the LOC101503180 gene encoding B3 domain-containing transcription factor ABI3 isoform X1 — its product is MDCGVEFQDLHAKLVNDTEQVGFGIGTAEEEENLVQVSEREMWLNNTTNDQVDHLLGMNDDASMFYADFPPLPDFPCMSSSSSSSSSSTPLKTIACSTTTTTTSSSSSASSSSAASWAILKSEDGNKMKNHGYDNNMHQNDVSLLDHHHGHANTLSSTASMEISQQQQQQQHENNNIGLSTNDCMDDVIMETFGYMELLEANEFFDPSIFQNEDNPLVDFTQEQQQLQVQPQHQGEYHHEHAMVVNESETKQQGIEEDNNVFVCDVVNNEDEIQGEEESGFDGVNDEMSMVFLEWLKSNKDSVSANDLRNVKLKKSTIESAARRLGGGKEGMKQLLKLILEWVQTSHLQNKRHKQNNTTMLSNVLVPQQQQFQDPCQNQNTFAPESTNTCFNQTQWLIDQTPLIVNPPQFSSQPMVGYVGSDPYTNGSVSNNPYNQQHVTNEFQHMLESNNSWGGSQFTIAAASHYNQSFGENNSNNNNNNMLQHGVSFGGYGNQYPYQFFHGPGDRLMRLGPSATKEARKKRMARQRRFMSHHRNHNNNNNQHLLNNHQGSDPLGRLGGDNCTNLVAAAGSHGNPPNWMYWQTMAAGGGASLAPVVPAEPPPPQVPVERSTMQAQNCHQGRNASSDRRQGWKPEKNLRFLLQKVLKQSDVGSLGRIVLPKKEAETHLPELEARDGISITMEDIGTSRVWNMRYSIRYWPNNKSRMYLLENTGDFVKANGLQEGDFIVIYSDVKCGKFMIRGVKVRQQQGAKPEAKKAGKSHKNQHGNNATNSAGTAVANNGTQSSPKRKNEKILN
- the LOC101503180 gene encoding B3 domain-containing transcription factor ABI3 isoform X2 codes for the protein MDCGVEFQDLHAKLVNDTEQVGFGIGTAEEEENLVQVSEREMWLNNTTNDQVDHLLGMNDDASMFYADFPPLPDFPCMSSSSSSSSSSTPLKTIACSTTTTTTSSSSSASSSSAASWAILKSEDGNKMKNHGYDNNMHQNDVSLLDHHHGHANTLSSTASMEISQQQQQQQHENNNIGLSTNDCMDDVIMETFGYMELLEANEFFDPSIFQNEDNPLVDFTQEQQQLQVQPQHQGEYHHEHAMVVNESETKQQGIEEDNNVFVCDVVNNEDEIQGEEESGFDGVNDEMSMVFLEWLKSNKDSVSANDLRNVKLKKSTIESAARRLGGGKEGMKQLLKLILEWVQTSHLQNKRHKQNNTTMLSNVLVPQQQQFQDPCQNQNTFAPESTNTCFNQTQWLIDQTPLIVNPPQFSSQPMVGYVGSDPYTNGSVSNNPYNQQHVTNEFQHMLESNNSWGGSQFTIAAASHYNQSFGENNSNNNNNNMLQHGVSFGGYGNQYPYQFFHGPGDRLMRLGPSATKEARKKRMARQRRFMSHHRNHNNNNNQHLLNNHQGSDPLGRLGGDNCTNLVAAAGSHGNPPNWMYWQTMAAGGGASLAPVVPAEPPPPQVPVERSTMQAQNCHQGRNASSDRRQGWKPEKNLRFLLQKVLKQSDVGSLGRIVLPKKEAETHLPELEARDGISITMEDIGTSRVWNMRYRYWPNNKSRMYLLENTGDFVKANGLQEGDFIVIYSDVKCGKFMIRGVKVRQQQGAKPEAKKAGKSHKNQHGNNATNSAGTAVANNGTQSSPKRKNEKILN